The Triticum dicoccoides isolate Atlit2015 ecotype Zavitan chromosome 6A, WEW_v2.0, whole genome shotgun sequence genome has a window encoding:
- the LOC119314732 gene encoding putative mannan endo-1,4-beta-mannosidase 9 produces MATSSPQLVMLVSCLAALAVAAGAGEVDGRPKARGFVTASGARFMAGGRRFYADGFNAYWLMYMASNPADRSKVVDVLEQASRLGATVVRTWAFSDGQGSDRPLQITPGVYNEQVFVGLDFVIAEAKKRGIYLILSLVNNMDSFGGKKQYVKWARDRGHYLGSNDDFFSDALTQQFYKNHIKFFFLRDMHRIYVISLWLYVFVEQRMITRVNTFTRVAYKDEPTIFAWELMNEPRVPSDLSGKTMERWVASMSAYVKYVDPKHMVEIGMEGFYGESTPERKRFNPGQGYTAGTDFVSNNRIPTVDFATIHVYPDQWMPGSSSQAQVEFTKRWMASHIEDAGKALRKPLLVAEFGWSARSGGYTVAARDGYFRMVYDAIYASVKGNGPCAGGLFWHVMAPGMESWTDGYDVVFERSPTTAAVVSQECAKIDRFTPAV; encoded by the exons ATGGCCACCAGCAGCCCGCAGCTCGTGATGCTCGTGTCGTGTTTGGCCGCCCTTGCCGTCGCCGCCGGCGCCGGGGAAGTGGATGGTAGGCCAAAGGCCCGCGGGTTTGTGACGGCGAGCGGGGCGCGGTTCATGGCGGGCGGGCGGCGGTTCTACGCCGACGGGTTCAACGCGTACTGGCTCATGTACATGGCGTCGAACCCCGCGGACCGGAGCAAGGTGGTGGACGTGCTGGAGCAGGCGTCCCGCCTCGGCGCGACGGTCGTCAGGACCTGGGCCTTCAGTGACGGCCAGGGCAGCGACCGGCCGCTGCAGATCACCCCCGGCGTGTACAATGAGCAAGTGTTCGTG GGACTAGACTTCGTAATAGCGGAAGCGAAGAAACGAGGGATCTACTTGATCCTGAGCTTGGTGAACAACATGGACAGCTTTGGCGGGAAGAAGCAGTACGTGAAGTGGGCGCGAGACCGGGGCCACTACCTTGGGTCCAACGACGACTTCTTCTCTGACGCGCTCACCCAACAGTTCTACAAGAACCACATTAAG TTTTTCTTTTTGCGAGATATGCACCGTATATACGTCATATCATTGTGGTTATATGTGTTTGTGGAACAGAGGATGATCACGCGAGTAAACACCTTCACGAGGGTGGCGTACAAGGACGAGCCGACCATCTTCGCGTGGGAGCTGATGAACGAGCCTCGCGTCCCGAGCGACCTCTCCGGAAAGACAATGGAG CGCTGGGTGGCGTCGATGTCCGCGTACGTCAAGTACGTCGACCCCAAGCACATGGTGGAGATTGGCATGGAAGGGTTCTACGGCGAGTCCACGCCGGAGCGCAAGCGGTTCAACCCGGGGCAGGGGTACACCGCCGGCACCGACTTCGTCTCCAACAATCGCATCCCCACCGTCGACTTCGCCACCATCCACGTCTACCCCGACCAGTG GATGCCGGGGTCGAGCAGCCAGGCGCAGGTGGAGTTCACCAAGAGGTGGATGGCGTCCCACATCGAGGACGCGGGGAAGGCGCTGCGGAAGCCGCTGCTGGTGGCGGAGTTCGGCTGGTCCGCGCGCTCCGGCGGCTACACGGTGGCGGCGCGGGACGGCTACTTCCGCATGGTATACGACGCCATCTACGCTTCCGTGAAGGGGAACGGGCCGTGCGCCGGGGGGCTCTTCTGGCATGTCATGGCGCCCGGGATGGAGAGCTGGACGGACGGCTATGACGTCGTGTTCGAGCGCAGCCCCACCACCGCCGCGGTCGTCTCGCAGGAGTGCGCCAAGATCGACAGATTCACGCCCGCTGTCTAG